The window CACCACGTGCGGCACCAGGAGCAGCACCGCAGCGAGACCGGCCAGACCCGTGCCGGTGACGCGGGGCGAGAAGCTGCGTGGGGCCTCGAACCGGCGCACGTTGCGGATGCCGCGTTCGGTGAGCAACCGCGCCGGCACGAACAGGAAGACCAGCAGGAGCACGAGGAACGGAATGTTCCGCGGCAGGCTCTGCAGGAACAGCGAGTCGGTCTTCTGCGCCTGCGCCGGGAAGTAGTTCACCATCACGCCGATGGCGAAGGCGCCGGCCACCGTCAGTGGCAGGTTCTGGAACAGCCCCACCGCCGCGGCTCCGTAGGCCGCGATGACGATCAGCACCAGGACGTTGACCGACACCCCGAGCTTCGGGGCCAGCAGCATGCCGGAGATCGAGGCGAAGCAGGACCCCAGAATCCAGGACAGCCGGCGCACCACGGCGGGGTTGGACTTCTGCAGCGCCAGCAGGTCGGGGTCGTCCACGACCGCGGTCATGGCCTTGCCGATGCGGGTCCGCCCGAAGAACAGGAACAGACCGCCCGCCGCCGCGAGGCAGAACACCGTGACGAGCATGTCGCCGTAGGAGATGGTGACGTCCCCGAGGCGTGGCCCGTTGGTGGGGAGGAAGTCCCCGCTCTTCTTGTCCGCGGCCCCGTAGATCGCCGTCATCAACGACTGCAGCAGAACCATCAGGCCGACGGTGGCGACGACCGTGGTTACGGTCGGTGCCGAGGCCAGAAGCGACCCCAGGCGTTCGAGGACGAGCCCGCCGAGGACACCGACGACGAGCAGGCTGATTGCGAACGCCAGCGGCCACGGCCAGTCCTGCTCGACGTACCCCTCGTAGAAGACGTACGCGGCGGTCGCCGCCAAGGCACCGTGCGCGAAGTTGAACACGCCGGACGTCTTGTAGGTCAGCACGAGGCCGAGAGCGGCCAGGGCGTAGACGGAGCCGTCGGCGATGCCCGGCACGAGGTAGTTCAGGAACGAGTTCACGGGCGGCACACCCCACAGGGCCGGCGACCCGCCCGCTCGTGGCCGGCGCGGTCGGACACGGGCCAGCCCCGGCCCTGCGCCATCGAGCATTCCCGCCGGTGGAAGTGCACGAGACCCTCACCGGCCACGAACCCGGCCGGGTCGGCCGATCGGGTCCGGGCCGTCGCCCCCGTCACGCCAGGCGCGGCCGGTACCGGGCTCAGCAACTGGTCACGCCGGACCGCCACCCGGCGCCGGCCGTGGACCAGCAGGAGCAGGCCCGCGGCTCCGCCGAGCACGACGCCGACGGTCGCCACGGCCAGACCCGGTTCCTGGTCCGCGTAGACCTTCTCGTTCGCCACGACCGCGGTCCCGGCGAGGAACAGGACCGCGCCCAGTGCGGTGAGCACCCCGTGGACGAGGTGCGCCCGCACCGACCACAGGGGCGCGGCGACGGGAGGGCTAAGCGAGTTCACGGAACGCCACCGGCGTGCGGTCGCGGACCTCGGAGATCTCGGGGACCTCGGAGATCTCGGGGATCTCGGGGATCTCACGGTCGGTCCGGGCGGCCGCCGGCGGTTCCGCCCAGCGCAGGACACCGCCGGCCAGCATCCGCTCGATCCGGTCGAGCTTGCGCCACTCGTCCCGGAGGTCGGCGGACACCCACAGCGTCACCCCGAGCGCGAGCAGGAACAGGCCACCGAGACCGCCGGAGGTGATGTACCGCGTCTGCTCGGCGAGCAGCTGTGAGTCGGCCACGCCGGCGTACCCGGCGAGCAGGCACACGGCACCGGCCACGGTCAGACCGATCGCGAGGACGCGGTCCCACTGACTTCTGAGCCAGGACAGATCCACGCCGCTACCCCCGAGCCTTGGCTTGCGGGTCGCTGGGGGCGAGGACGTCGGTGCACACCGGCTTCGATACCGCCTTGACCCAACCCGTGTTGTCCGCGTTCGAGATCGCGGCGTACAGGCAGTACGGGACCCGCGGGTTCTGGTCCTTGCCGAACGTCAGCGGCGGCGTCAGCCCACCGAGGGTCGTCCACTGCTGACCCTGAAAGGTCCAGAGGCCCTCGAGCAGCTGCTGCGTCGTCGGGTTCTCGGCCGACAGGCCGGCGGAAGCGGCGACCAGCATCGCCCCGCTCGCCCAGCCCATGGCGGCGGTGCCACCCGAGGTGAAGCCCGGGTTGAACTTCTTGATCGAGGCCTGCCAGTACTTCTCGGCCGGCGTCGAGTTCGCGAACCACGGGAAGTGGTTCATCGGCACGTAGGCGTTGCCCAGCCACTTGTTGCCCTGCAGGAACTGCTTCTCGTTGCCGACGCCGAGCGGGTAGGGCAAGACCTTCGGGTGGTAGCCCACCTGAGTGCACGACCGGGCGAACCGGTGCTGCGAGGCCGCGTCGAAGGACAGACCCAGTGCTTCGACGCCGGCGTTCTTGAGGTCGAGGCACTGCTGCACGTACGACGGGGCGGTGATGGAGACCTGGATCGTCTTCTTGACCTTCGCGCCCATCATCGGTGCGAGTTCCTGGAACGCGCGTTCCATCTGTTCGCACGCCCGGGGCACCTCGATGCACCAGACCTGGCCGATGTTCGGGGTCTTGAAGTGGTTCAGCGCCGCGTCGATGTAGCCGTACGCCATCGCCTGCACACTCGAGCCCTGCGGGAACATCAGAGGATTGGTGAACCACGTGTTGTTGGTCAGGTCCGAGCCCAGGATCGGCACGCCGTACTTGCGGATGACCGGGGCCACCGCGTCGACGGTGAGCAGTTGGATGTTGCCGACGAACGCCAAAACCTTCTTGTTCTGGATCATCTGCTGGACCTTCGTCGACGCCGTCGCCGGGTCGCCCTGGTCGTCGTCGACGATCAGGTTGATGCGGTGACCGTTCAGGCCGCCGCACGCATTCTGCGAGGTCGCGAACGTCTCCAGCGCCGAGCGCACCGGCGAGAACAGCTCACCGAGGACGCCGGACAGCGTGCTGACGTTGCCGATGTTGACCGGCGAGAGGTGGGCCGGCTTGCAGACCGCCTTGCCGCCGAAGATCGGCGCCGTCTCGACCGTGCGCTGCACGGCCGCGGCGAGGCTCGATCCGGCCGCACCGGCGGCCGCACCGGCGCCCTTGCCCTTGGATCCGCCCGTGGCGGCCGCGCCGGTCCCGGTCGCGGCCGCAGCCCCGCCCGAGCCCGTGGGCGCCGCGGCCGTCCCGGTGGCCGCGGCGCCCGTGGCGGTGTCGGCCCCGGACACCGCGGCGGCATCGGTGGCGGCCGCGCCAGAAGTGTCGGCCTGCTCCGCACCGCCCGTCAGGTCGGTCGTCTCGGCGGCGCCGGTCCCGGCATCGACGATCGCTGACGGTGCGTCAGCGCCCTCGATCGCGGATCCACCGCATCCGGCTACGAGGCTGCCCGCCACGATCACCGCGACGGCAGGCCCGAGGCCCCAGCGGAATCGTCTGCGTGTCGTCATGTCGTCACTTCTCCGAGGCGAAGACGCGCGCGACCAGGGCCGAGTTCGCGAAGTCACGGAAGACGAACCACTTGCCGTCCCGCAGTTCGATGATGTGCGCGAAGTCCGACTCGAACTCGGTCCCCTTCAACGTCCGGAACTTCAGGTGTCCGAACACCGCGAGGTGGTCACCCTGTTCGATGATCAGCTGCGGATCCATCGCGAGCACCTCCACGGAGCTGCCCACCCGCTGGAGGAACTCACCGAACCCCGCGGCGCCGTGGTACGTGCCGGCGTAGGGCACGTCGTCGGTGCCGTAGTAGTACGTCTCGATGTCCGGGTGGATGTTGGCCATCACGGTCTCGGCGTCGCCGGCGGGGACGGCGGCGTACATCGTGCGGGTCGTCCGGACGTTGAGGCTCTCGGTCGAGGTGGGGGCGGTCATCGCAGTGCTCTTTTCGTGGAGGACGATGGGAATGCGGGTTCGGCTGTGCTGCAGGAGAGTGGCGGTCTGGGGGACGGGCTCCGACGGCCCGCGCTCCATCCGCTCGAAGCGGTCGAACAACGCGCCGACCATGACCTCGACCTCGAGGGTCGCCAGCGGGGCGCCGAGGCAGTAGTGGATGCCGAGGCCGTAGGTCATGTGCCGGTTCGCGTTCGGCCGGTCGAGGTCGAAGCGCTCGGGGTCCGGGAAGACCTCGGGGTCGTGGTTCGCGGCGGCGAAGAACAACGCCACCCAGTCCCCCGCCTTGATCTGCGCCTCGCCCACCTGCACGTCGCGGGTCGCGACGCGGAACAGCCGCTGCGGCGGGCCGGTCAGGCGCAGCGTCTCGTCGAGGAAGGCCTTGATCAGGCTGCGGTCCTCGCGCACGCGGGCCGCGGCCTCGGGGTGGTCGAGCAGCGCGTCGACGACGTTCGCGCCGAAGTACATGCTGGTCTCGCTGCCGGCGACGACCAGCGTGATGCAGAACCGGACGATCTCCTCGAAGGTCAGCTTCTCGCCGTCCGCCTCCGCGAGCAGCAGCGCGTCGATCAGGCCGTCGCCCGGTTCCTCACCGGCCGCGAGGGCCTCGGCCCGCGCCTGACAGAGCGCCACGAAGTAGCCGCCGAGCTCCAGGTTGGAGGCGTTCCGCTCCTCGCCGGTGAGGTCGGCGGAGAGCATGAACGCGTTCGCCCACCGTTCGTACTTCGGGGCGTCCGAGTCGGGAGCTCCGAAGAACTTGCACATGACGACGGCCGGGACGTGGGCGCACAGCTCGTGCACCGCGTCGATTTCCTGCCCGGCCGGCA of the Sporichthya polymorpha DSM 43042 genome contains:
- a CDS encoding ABC transporter substrate-binding protein, with protein sequence MTTRRRFRWGLGPAVAVIVAGSLVAGCGGSAIEGADAPSAIVDAGTGAAETTDLTGGAEQADTSGAAATDAAAVSGADTATGAAATGTAAAPTGSGGAAAATGTGAAATGGSKGKGAGAAAGAAGSSLAAAVQRTVETAPIFGGKAVCKPAHLSPVNIGNVSTLSGVLGELFSPVRSALETFATSQNACGGLNGHRINLIVDDDQGDPATASTKVQQMIQNKKVLAFVGNIQLLTVDAVAPVIRKYGVPILGSDLTNNTWFTNPLMFPQGSSVQAMAYGYIDAALNHFKTPNIGQVWCIEVPRACEQMERAFQELAPMMGAKVKKTIQVSITAPSYVQQCLDLKNAGVEALGLSFDAASQHRFARSCTQVGYHPKVLPYPLGVGNEKQFLQGNKWLGNAYVPMNHFPWFANSTPAEKYWQASIKKFNPGFTSGGTAAMGWASGAMLVAASAGLSAENPTTQQLLEGLWTFQGQQWTTLGGLTPPLTFGKDQNPRVPYCLYAAISNADNTGWVKAVSKPVCTDVLAPSDPQAKARG
- a CDS encoding cytochrome P450, which codes for MSILEFAATDLATPEVIANPYPAYAALRPYSPVPGYVDYPPGTVPGVDEPVVAWALLTHEQVREAARDHQTFSSRDPLQEASDAPTLMLVNTDQPLHSAHRKVVNTVFTRSRVEAMRPWLVERVGQLVADLPAGQEIDAVHELCAHVPAVVMCKFFGAPDSDAPKYERWANAFMLSADLTGEERNASNLELGGYFVALCQARAEALAAGEEPGDGLIDALLLAEADGEKLTFEEIVRFCITLVVAGSETSMYFGANVVDALLDHPEAAARVREDRSLIKAFLDETLRLTGPPQRLFRVATRDVQVGEAQIKAGDWVALFFAAANHDPEVFPDPERFDLDRPNANRHMTYGLGIHYCLGAPLATLEVEVMVGALFDRFERMERGPSEPVPQTATLLQHSRTRIPIVLHEKSTAMTAPTSTESLNVRTTRTMYAAVPAGDAETVMANIHPDIETYYYGTDDVPYAGTYHGAAGFGEFLQRVGSSVEVLAMDPQLIIEQGDHLAVFGHLKFRTLKGTEFESDFAHIIELRDGKWFVFRDFANSALVARVFASEK